In Caballeronia sp. NK8, the DNA window CGATTGACTCGTCGCGTAGCCGCGTTCGGCGTCTTCCTTCACGCGTTCGTAAAGTTCTTCCACGGTTTCGGGCGTCGACTTCGTGAAGCGCTCCAGAGGTTGTTCCGGATAGAGCACGCGCAGTTCATCGAGCGAGAGATCGCCCATCAATACATGACCATGCGTGGTCGCATGCGCGGGCAGTCGCGTGCCGACGTTCACCTTCACCGAGCTGAAGATCGGCGCGTGACTCTGCGCCTTCGCGACGAACACGACGTCGCGGCCATCGCGAATGAGGATGTGACTCGTGAGGCCGGTCGCATCGCGCAACGCTTCGATGATCGGCAGGCCGAGATCGGTCAGTTCGAGCGAACTCAGGTATTCGAAGCCGAGACGCAGCACCGCGACGCCGAGGCGATAGTTGCGGTCCTTGTCCGCGCGTTCCAGAAAGCCGAGCGATTCGAGTGTCTGAAGCAGACGGAAAACCGTCGTGCGCGGAATGCCGAGACGCCGCGACAATTCGGGCGCGCCGAGCACGGGTTCGCGCGGCGAGAACTCGGTGAGAATCTTCAGTCCGCGTTCGAGGCCCGGCACGATATAAGTCGGCTCGCTCTTGTCGGCTTCTTCTGTGGCGAGTGATGTCATGGTGTTACTCCGTCGTTCATGTGACATTCGATGCCCTGGCAAAACGCATCGATCAGCGCCGTGTAGGCGGCGGGCGATTCGACATAGCCCGCATGTCCGGCACGCGGAATGACTTGCAGGCTGACGTGCGCGGCCTGCGCGATGGGTGCGCAAGCGTCGGGCGGCGTGATCGTGTCTTCTGCGCCCACCGCCACCGCGATACGTCCGTGAAAGCGCGCGATATCCGCTGCGAGATGCGCGTTCGCGAGCAGATGCGTCGCTTGTGCGTAGCCCTCGGGCACGATGCGCGCCATGTTCCAGCGCACCCATTCGCGTGCGGTTTCATCGGCGTATTGCGAGACCATGTTCGCGCTGCGTTCTTGCGCGAGTCGTTGCGGGCCGAGTTCGGCGAGCAACTTCAAACGTGCGTCGCGTCTGGACTCGCGCACGTCCTTCGATGCAGCGCCATAACCCGCAGCGGGCGATATCAGCATCAGGCCCGCGACGCGCTCGGGCATGTCGGCGGCGAACGAACCCGCGATGATCGCGCCCAGCGAATGACCGACGAGCACGCAGCGCGTGACGCCCAGCGCATCGAGCCACGCTGACAGTGCGTTCGCGTAATCGCACGCCACCGGCGATTCACTCGTCACGCGAGTGGACGCGCCATATCCCGGCGCATCCCACGCGAGCACGCGACGCTTCGCGCCGAGCACGTCGAGTTGCCGCACCCACGACGCCGCGCCCGAGCCGATTCCATGCAGCAACACGACGGGCAGGGTGCGCAGGTGCATTGCACCTGCTTCGCGATAACCCGTGATGCCGTGCGCGGTGTTGATCCGCATATCGGCGAACGAGGCGAGCGTCTCGATGTTCATCGCAGCCTCAGCGCTTGAGGTTCGCCAGCGGCGAATCCGGCGGATACGTCGGCGTGATCGGCTTCGATGCGCCGAGCATCACGCACATCAGCGCGTCTTCCTCGCCGATGTTGATCTCCGTGCGATACACGCCCGGCGGTACGGAGATGAGATCGCGCTCGCCGAGCACGGCTTCCCACGTTTGTCCGTCCTTCTCGCAGATCACTTTCATCTTGCCGCGCAACACGAAGAAAATTTCTTCGACGTCGATATGAATGTGGCTCGGCCCGATGTTGCCGGCGGGAATGACCATCGTCGAAAACGTGAAGCTGCCCGAGGGGACCGTGTTCATGTCCTTCGCGACGCCGGTGCCGCCCGTGCCGACATAGCGCATTTGCGCCCGGCGATATTTCGGGTCGTAGTCGGCCTGGAACTTGAGCGCGTCCCAGTCGTAGCGGCGCGTTTCGAGGCGCGCGACGCGCGAGTCCATCCATTGATCGAAGCTCGCGTCGGCGGGCTGGTCCCACGATTTGCGTTCGATGTCTGCATCGGCCATAGCCTTCTCCAGGTTATATGTAGAGCGAATCAATTCATCACGAAGCCGCCGTTCACCGGCAGCAACTGGCCCGTCACGAAACGCGCGGCGTCCGAGAGCAGGAACAGCGCGGGGCCGTTCACGTCGTCGGGCACTTGCGCGCGCGTCAGTGCGCGGCCTTTGAGGTAATACTCGTGCCGCTCGGCGGGCACGTAGGCGGTGGCTTCCACTTCGGTGAGGCCGGGCGCGATTGCGTTGACGGTCACGTTGCTCGTGCCGAACTCGCGGGCGAGCGAACGCGTCATCGCGATCACCGCGCCCTTGCTCGCGACATAGGCGAGCAGCTTCGGCGCGCCCCACAAGGCCGTATCCGATGCTATGTTCACGATCGCGCCGCGTCCCGACTCCTTCAGATGCGGCAGGCACGCCACGCTCATCAGCCACGTGCCGCGCACGTTGACGTTCATCACGGCGTCCCACGTTTGCGGCGTGAGTTCATCAGCGGACTTGCCGCCCGAGTTCGTGATCGCTGCGTTGTTGATGAGGCCGTCGAGACCGCCCAGGGCTTTTACGCTTGCTTCGACAAACCCGGAGATGCTCTGCGGCTCATTCAGATCGAGCGGGAAGAAGTACGCATTCGGCAGTTCACGCGCGAGCGCCTCGCCTTCCGCATGCAGGACGTCGCCGAACGCGACGCGCGCGCCGTTCGCCACGAGCGCCCTGACGAACGCCGCGCCGAGTCCGCGAGCGCCGCCGGTCACGAGCACGCGGCGGCCGTTGACCGCATTCGACGCATCACGCATGAGCGTGCTCCGTGTTCTTCGGCAGCGCCTCGAGCGCGGCGAGATGCTGTTGCGCGCGCTGCTTCAGCATGCGGCGCACACGCGTCATGCCGACATCGTGCTGATAGAGGAATTCGTGATTGCGCGCGTTCGGCGCGAGGCTTTCGAGCACGTAGCGGTCTTGCTCCAGCACGGCCCAGTGCAGCCCTTCGAGACGATTGCGATACAGGAAGCGCCATGCATCGCGCTGCCAGCCGGACACCTTGCGCGTGCGCCAGAAATAGACCTGGCAATTGTCTTCATCGACGGGCGTCGCGAAGCCGATGATCCCGAAGTTGCCGCCCGGGCCGAACTTCTTCTTGTACGGAATCGCGAGACGCATCCACAGGCAGCCGGTTTCGCCGAGTTCCACCCAGTCGAAGTTCACGTCGCGCTGATTGACCTTCTCGAACATCAGACCCGTTTCGGTTTTGCGCACGCGCATGTCCGCCTGCTTGTCGCCTTCGGCCATCGAGTGCGACGTCGCATGCAGGTACGCGCCGTGCATCGGGTCCATCACGTTGTCGATCGCGTACTGGTAATTGCACTTCCAGTGCGACATGCACAGGAAGCTCGCGTATTCGTCGCCGACGAGTTCTTCCGGCAGCACGAGCGGCGCGGGTTCCTTGTTGGCTTCATCTCCGAACCAGAGGAAGACCGCGCCCGCGTGTTCTTCGACGGGATACGACTTCACGCACTTCTGGCCTTCGAGCGGACATGCCGACACGGCGGGCACTTTCTGCACGGTGCCGCTGCCATCGATTTCGATGCCGTGATACCAGCACGCGACGCTGCCGCCGAGGTTCCAGCCGAGCGACAGACGCGCGCCGCGATGCGGGCAGCGGTCTTCGAGCGCGTGCACTTTGCCTTCGTGGTCGCGCCAGAGCACGATCTGATCGCCGAGGCGCGTCAGGCCGATGGGCGCATTCGCCACTTGCCAGCTCGGCGCGACGGGATACCAGTAGTTGCGCAAGCCGCGATCGAGATAAGCCTGAACGGGATCGGCGGCGGCTGTTGTGGATTGCTGAGGGGACGTCATGGGGAAGTGCTCCTTCTTTATTCAGCGAGCGTGCGAAGTTCGGCGGCGAGACGGTCGGCGGTCCATGCGGTGCCTTCCGGCGTGCGGAAGCCTTCCTTGTTCAAGCCCGCGACCACTTGCTCCAGTTCCAGCGCGCCCGCTTCGAAGACGCGTTCGAGCGCATCGCCAAAGTCGTTTTCGTATTGCGTCGGCTCGGCACGGCGCGTCTGCCAGATGAAGTTTTCGGTTTCACCCGGCTTCTCGATCACGCCTTTGCCCGCGACGTTGTTCGGCTGCGGCGCGAGCCACGGCTTGAGATTCGGGTTGAAGTTCACGACTTTTTCCATGTCACGCCACCTTGATCTGGATTTCTTCGCCGGCAAGGCGCACCGAATACGTCTTCAGGTCGCGGCCGCCGGGCTCTTTCAGGCATTTGCCCGTGGGGATGTGAAACACCGCTTCATGCAGCGGGCATTCGACGGTGTCGCCATCGACGAAACCCTGCGTCAGCAATGCATATGCATGCGGGCAGACGTTCTCGAGCGCGTACAGCTCGTCGCCCACTTTGTAGATACCGATTTCCGCGCCGTCATCGAGCTTGAATTCGATCGGTGCGTCCTCCGACAGATCGCCGGCATGCCCGGCGCAGCGCCATTGTTCAGACATCTTTCACCCTTTCCTCTGGTTCGTCTGCGTTCCACTAAAGGAACAGCAGTTCGTGTATGGGCATTATAGGAGTGGTCTGAGGCCGGGAAAATAAAAATCGCGATATCTAGGTGAAAACACTGAATACCTAACGTTTAAAAGTGGAGCGACGCGTTTCGTCAGATGTAAGAACGTCCGTTCGACATTGATTCGTAAGCTTTTTTTGACTTGCTGCGCGCGTTGCGGGGCGTACTCGGGGTCTACCCGAAGTCATCCCAAAGTTATTGTTTTGGCGCAGGAAACCTCACTATACTTTCCATAGGCAGTACGTTGATCCATAGATGGAACATAACGAACGATCAACGGACGGCCTCCGGAGCAGAGCGCAATAAAGGCACCACGACTGCAACAGGAAAAGCGGGCAGGGCCCGCCCTCGAATCACACGGTTAGGAGAACGAAGGGTGAAGCACATCATTGCAGCGGGACTCATCGGAGCCGGGGTCGCGACCGGCGCGGCCGCGCAGAGCACAGTCACGCTCTACGGCAGCCTCGATGCCGGCATCGCATATATCAACAACGTCGGTGGCCATCCGAAGTGGATGGAGGAGCAGGGCAACATGCAGCCCGACCGCTGGGGCTTTCGCGTCGTCGAGGATCTGGGCGGCGGGCTGAAGACCGTCGCGCAACTCGAGAACGGCTTCTATACGAACAGCGGCAACTTCGCGAAGGCCGGCACGCTATGGAATCGTCAGGCGTATCTCGGGCTGGAACAGGAGAACGTCGGCACGTTGACGCTCGGCCATCAGACGCCGTTCAGTTTCGACATGCTCGGGCCGCTTTCGACCGCTTATCTTGCGGCGAGCTGGTACGCGTTCCATCCGGGCAACATCGACCAGTTGGCGGACACCGGCGTCGTGCCCTATGACAACTCCGTCAAGTTCCGCTCAGCGAGCTTCTACGGCTTTTCCGCCGGCGCGATGATGGGCCTCGGCAATACGACGAACTTCTCGACCGGCCGCAACTACGGCTTCGGCATCACATATGCGAACGGGCCGTTCAAGGCGGCGGCGACGTATTCGAACGAGCACAACCGCACTCCCGCGATTGCGACGACCGGCCTCACGACGTTCCAGGGCCAGCCCGCGGCGACCTACATGGCGGACAAGCAGGAAGAGATGGGCGCGGGGGCATCGTATGAGATCGGCAAGTTCGTCGTGCATGGTCTCTATACGCGCGTAAAGCTGCAATCGAACGGCCAGTCGGACACGTTCCAGTCATACGATGCAGGCGTGACCTTCAAGCCGGTGGCGTGGAACTGGATCGCCGGCGGCGCGGCGACGACGACGTTCGCAGGCGGCCGCTGGACGCAGTTCGAAATCGGCGATATCTATATGCTGTCGAAGTCGACACAGCTCTATGTGAACGCGCTTTACGAGCACGCGACCGGCGGTGCGAAGGCGGCGTTTTTCACGGCGGGTGTTTCGAGTACGGCGAATCAGGTCATCGTGCTTGCGGGCATTCATCACTCGTTCTAGGCGGGCATCCTGCGCGCGGCGAGGGCCACGGTGGGATCGTCCGGCGACGCGCGATAGTTGAGCCGCGTGGAGAGTTCCAGCGCGGCGGCGCAGATCGTTTCGACGAGTTGCGCTTTCTCGTCATTGGCGCCGATATCCGAGCGCGGCACGGTCGCAGCCACCGCAGCGACGATCGCGCCGGAATGATCGCGCACCGGCGCGGTGACGACGGATATCCCGCGCTCGAACGACGCTTCGCTCAGCCCATAGCCGAGCGCCGCGCATTCCTGCACCCGTTCATAGAGTTCGTCGACAGTGGCGGGCGTGCGCTCGGTGTACTTTTCGAGTTGCCCCTCGGGATAGAGCGCCTTGAGCGCGGCAAGCGATAAATCGCCCATCAGCACATGGCCATGCACGGTTGCGTGAGCGGGCAGGCGCGTGCCGACATGCACCTTCACCGAACTGAACATGGGCTCGTGACTTTGCGCCTTCGCGACGAACACGACATCGCGCTGATCGCGAATCAGAAGATGCGTGGAAAGACCGGTTGCATCGCGCAGGCGTTCGAGAATCGGCGTGCCGAAATCGGTCAGTTCCAACGAGTTCACATATTCGAAGCCGAGCCGCAACACGGCCACGCCCAACCGGAAATTGCGATCGCCGTTCACGCGCTCCAGAAAGCCAAGCGATTCGAGCGTTTGCAGCAGACGAAACGTCGTCGTGCGCGGAATGCCGATGCGTCGCGACAACTCCGGCGCGCCCAGCACGGGCTCACGTGCCGAGAATTCAGCGAGAATGCGCAGGCCTCGTTCGAGTCCCGGCACGAGATACGTCGAGCCGCCGCCGGATGATGCGTCTTCGTCCGTGGTGTCGAGGTTCTCCGCTTGCGTGTCTTCCTGTTTGCTTCGTCGGGCCATGTTCGGCTGTAGTTGTCATCGTGCAAGGGGCAATCATAGCGCGAGACGATCGGCGGACCTTGCTTCCGCCTTTTTCGACACGTCATAACATGTTATATTAAGCATTCGCCGATCTTCGAACGAGGCCGATCCGATGAGCTTCGAAGCAACCTGCTGGCTCTTCTGCGCGGGGTTCGCCGCGAGCGCGGCGGGCGGCATGCTGGGCATGGCGAGCGGTCTTTTCATCGTGCCCATCCTGACGATGTTCTTCCACATCGACATGCACACGGCAATCAGCACGAGCATCG includes these proteins:
- a CDS encoding IclR family transcriptional regulator, with protein sequence MTSLATEEADKSEPTYIVPGLERGLKILTEFSPREPVLGAPELSRRLGIPRTTVFRLLQTLESLGFLERADKDRNYRLGVAVLRLGFEYLSSLELTDLGLPIIEALRDATGLTSHILIRDGRDVVFVAKAQSHAPIFSSVKVNVGTRLPAHATTHGHVLMGDLSLDELRVLYPEQPLERFTKSTPETVEELYERVKEDAERGYATSQSSFERGISVVTAPVRNDTGRIVAVITTTIPRPEIDAALLESGLIDKVREAADALSMRLNYRPAARASASSRYMKSLGLQ
- a CDS encoding alpha/beta fold hydrolase, whose amino-acid sequence is MRINTAHGITGYREAGAMHLRTLPVVLLHGIGSGAASWVRQLDVLGAKRRVLAWDAPGYGASTRVTSESPVACDYANALSAWLDALGVTRCVLVGHSLGAIIAGSFAADMPERVAGLMLISPAAGYGAASKDVRESRRDARLKLLAELGPQRLAQERSANMVSQYADETAREWVRWNMARIVPEGYAQATHLLANAHLAADIARFHGRIAVAVGAEDTITPPDACAPIAQAAHVSLQVIPRAGHAGYVESPAAYTALIDAFCQGIECHMNDGVTP
- a CDS encoding cupin domain-containing protein is translated as MADADIERKSWDQPADASFDQWMDSRVARLETRRYDWDALKFQADYDPKYRRAQMRYVGTGGTGVAKDMNTVPSGSFTFSTMVIPAGNIGPSHIHIDVEEIFFVLRGKMKVICEKDGQTWEAVLGERDLISVPPGVYRTEINIGEEDALMCVMLGASKPITPTYPPDSPLANLKR
- a CDS encoding SDR family oxidoreductase, encoding MRDASNAVNGRRVLVTGGARGLGAAFVRALVANGARVAFGDVLHAEGEALARELPNAYFFPLDLNEPQSISGFVEASVKALGGLDGLINNAAITNSGGKSADELTPQTWDAVMNVNVRGTWLMSVACLPHLKESGRGAIVNIASDTALWGAPKLLAYVASKGAVIAMTRSLAREFGTSNVTVNAIAPGLTEVEATAYVPAERHEYYLKGRALTRAQVPDDVNGPALFLLSDAARFVTGQLLPVNGGFVMN
- a CDS encoding aromatic ring-hydroxylating dioxygenase subunit alpha, with amino-acid sequence MTSPQQSTTAAADPVQAYLDRGLRNYWYPVAPSWQVANAPIGLTRLGDQIVLWRDHEGKVHALEDRCPHRGARLSLGWNLGGSVACWYHGIEIDGSGTVQKVPAVSACPLEGQKCVKSYPVEEHAGAVFLWFGDEANKEPAPLVLPEELVGDEYASFLCMSHWKCNYQYAIDNVMDPMHGAYLHATSHSMAEGDKQADMRVRKTETGLMFEKVNQRDVNFDWVELGETGCLWMRLAIPYKKKFGPGGNFGIIGFATPVDEDNCQVYFWRTRKVSGWQRDAWRFLYRNRLEGLHWAVLEQDRYVLESLAPNARNHEFLYQHDVGMTRVRRMLKQRAQQHLAALEALPKNTEHAHA
- a CDS encoding recombinase-like helix-turn-helix domain-containing protein, coding for MEKVVNFNPNLKPWLAPQPNNVAGKGVIEKPGETENFIWQTRRAEPTQYENDFGDALERVFEAGALELEQVVAGLNKEGFRTPEGTAWTADRLAAELRTLAE
- a CDS encoding non-heme iron oxygenase ferredoxin subunit, with translation MSEQWRCAGHAGDLSEDAPIEFKLDDGAEIGIYKVGDELYALENVCPHAYALLTQGFVDGDTVECPLHEAVFHIPTGKCLKEPGGRDLKTYSVRLAGEEIQIKVA
- a CDS encoding porin codes for the protein MKHIIAAGLIGAGVATGAAAQSTVTLYGSLDAGIAYINNVGGHPKWMEEQGNMQPDRWGFRVVEDLGGGLKTVAQLENGFYTNSGNFAKAGTLWNRQAYLGLEQENVGTLTLGHQTPFSFDMLGPLSTAYLAASWYAFHPGNIDQLADTGVVPYDNSVKFRSASFYGFSAGAMMGLGNTTNFSTGRNYGFGITYANGPFKAAATYSNEHNRTPAIATTGLTTFQGQPAATYMADKQEEMGAGASYEIGKFVVHGLYTRVKLQSNGQSDTFQSYDAGVTFKPVAWNWIAGGAATTTFAGGRWTQFEIGDIYMLSKSTQLYVNALYEHATGGAKAAFFTAGVSSTANQVIVLAGIHHSF
- a CDS encoding IclR family transcriptional regulator, which gives rise to MARRSKQEDTQAENLDTTDEDASSGGGSTYLVPGLERGLRILAEFSAREPVLGAPELSRRIGIPRTTTFRLLQTLESLGFLERVNGDRNFRLGVAVLRLGFEYVNSLELTDFGTPILERLRDATGLSTHLLIRDQRDVVFVAKAQSHEPMFSSVKVHVGTRLPAHATVHGHVLMGDLSLAALKALYPEGQLEKYTERTPATVDELYERVQECAALGYGLSEASFERGISVVTAPVRDHSGAIVAAVAATVPRSDIGANDEKAQLVETICAAALELSTRLNYRASPDDPTVALAARRMPA